In Anolis carolinensis isolate JA03-04 unplaced genomic scaffold, rAnoCar3.1.pri scaffold_14, whole genome shotgun sequence, the following proteins share a genomic window:
- the rprd2 gene encoding regulation of nuclear pre-mRNA domain-containing protein 2 isoform X3, with amino-acid sequence MAAGGGKASSSSSSSSSSSSSSSSSSSAAAAPSSSASSSLSSLEASLDRKLQVVTNTMESIQGLSSWCLENKRHHATIVRHWIQNLRRANVQHRLNLFYLANDVIQNCKRKNAIIFRDTFAEVLPEAAVLVKDPSISKSIERIFKIWEDRNVYPEETIVLLKEALSSSFKAQKQQKETQSKQPTKSWKKSQTSTNPKAALKSKIVAEFRPQSLVDELLFHKRSEDQIELKEKQLATMRVDVCSTETLKCLKDKTGGKKFSKEFEEASAKLEEFVNSLDKQVKNGPSLTEVLENAGIFYEAQYKEVKVVANAYKTFANRVNNLKKKLDQLKATLPDPEESPVPSPSMDAPSPTGSESPFPGMGDEALSPVPREAERAKSPSPEPATDNRDVEDMELSDVEEDAPKIIVEERKEKPAVSTPDPAKVVESIPKTPPPTTVVAAVAPAPAPVTAAPLAPAPVTLPTPKPTNPPTPLPPSPALALPNLANVDLAKISSILSSLTSVMKNTGVSPASRPSPGTSASPTTLASGVKAPASGALPTTPTNPLANIFSKVEITPESILSVLSKSQSQSSSGLQGLSSFLQSVAGNTSQPSEAASQSTSSSPANTTAPAGKGRSISSNAPSFMPQAFGYSPNSSSSAEVSSTSVNKIPTGHGAALSTPSFKPPSNSIGFAGSQVSSPALRPVEPPTNQSSEISETKAESEPTSPSLEMKIHNFLKGNPGFSGLNLNIPILSSLGSSVPPESHSSSTDFNRGGPTSTSMDSIDGTPVRDERSGTPTQDEMMDKPSSSNVDTMSLLSKIISPGSSTPSSTRSPLQSRDDGYSQELSNSVFRSFGLSRDSPGLYKQPSDGIELPSSLMDSPQEKFYPDTSFQEDEDYRDFDYSVPPPSGLMNLEKPPPKSILKPNKLSDSSEYQPVMSSYNQRSSGFGLKSTFPQTMRSLHDQSESCDLLSPPGMYSGYSLQGNDSGPDTSPTPSKNDVFFPPDSNHNSLSKSMALSNLSQKQYPDSPHLVPHRSLFSPQNALGTPASRLAGTNADKLPAASISATSTIEFKNMLKNASRKPSDENKQFGPNSSKGSSSDVAGVGPAGISAGGDQQKQQEEHYRIETRVSSSCLDLPDSTEEKGAPIETLGYHNASNRGKGSSCPRR; translated from the exons CCAACGTCCAGCATCGGCTGAACCTCTTCTACCTGGCCAACGACGTCATACAGAACTGCAAAAGAAAAAACGCCATCATCTTTCGTGACACCTTTGCCGAAGTGCTCCCAGAAGCCGCTGTATTGGTGAA GGATCCATCTATCTCCAAATCTATAGAAAGGATTTTCAAAATCTGGGAGGACAGAAATGTGTATCCAGAGGAAACCATCGTGTTACTAAAAGAAGCTTTAA GTTCCTCTTTCAAAGCTcagaagcagcagaaagaaaCTCAGAGCAAACAACCAACTAAATCATGGAAGAAATCTCAAA CCTCGACGAATCCAAAAGCGGCCCTGAAGTCCAAGATAGTTGCAGAGTTTCGA CCTCAGTCCCTTGTCGACGAACTCCTGTTCCACAAGCGCTCCGAGGACCAGATCGAGTTGAAGGAGAAGCAGCTTGCCACCATGCGGGTGGACGTTTGCAGCACTGAAACGTTGAAATGCCTGAAAG ACAAAACCGGGGGCAAGAAGTTCTCCAAGGAGTTTGAAGAGGCGAGCGCCAAGCTTGAGGAGTTCGTCAACAGCCTGGACAAGCAGGTGAAAAACGGCCCTTCCCTGACAGAAGTACTTGAAAACGCGGGGATATTCTACGAAGCCCAGTACAAAGAAGTCAAGGTGGTGGCAAAC GCCTACAAAACATTTGCTAACAGAGTGAACAACCTGAAGAAGAAACTGGATCAGCTGAAGGCGACCCTTCCAGATCCCGAAGAGTCGCCTGTCCCCTCGCCCAGCATGGACGCTCCTTCCCCAACGGGCTCGGAGTCTCCCTTCCCAGGGATGGGGGATGAGGCGCTCTCGCCAGTGCCAAGAGAGGCCGAGAGGGCAAAATCCCCCTCTCCGGAGCCTGCGACTGACAATCGTGACGTGGAGGACATGGAGCTGTCAGATGTGGAGGAGGATGCCCCAAAGATTATTG tcgaagaaagaaaggaaaaacccGCTGTTTCAACACCAGACCCTGCAAAGGTGGTCGAAAGCATCCCAAAGACACCACCTCCGACAACGGTTGTGGCTGCGGTGGCTCCAGCCCCAGCGCCTGTGACTGCTGCCCCGTTGGCTCCAGCCCCTGTAACCCTGCCGACCCCCAAGCCAACGAACCCACCCACCCCACTCCCGCCGTCGCCGGCCTTGGCCCTTCCAAACCTGGCCAACGTGGATTTGGCTAAAATCAGCTCCATTCTCAGCAGCTTGACTTCTGTGATGAAGAACACCG GTGTCAGTCCTGCCTCGAGGCCCTCGCCTGGGACCTCGGCAAGCCCAACAACTCTGGCGAGTGGTGTGAAGGCCCCGGCTTCGGGTGCTCTGCCCACAACACCGACAAATCCTTTGGCGAACATCTTCTCCAAGGTGGAGATCACCCCAGAGAGCATCCTGTCTGTGCTGTCCAAGTCCCAGTCTCAGTCCTCTTCGGGTTTGCAAG GTTTGTCATCCTTCCTCCAGAGTGTGGCTGGAAATACATCCCAGCCCAGTGAGGCAGCGTCACAAAGTACTTCTTCGTCGCCTGCCAACACAACAGCTCCTGCGGGGAAAGGTCGAAGCATTTCTTCCAACGCCCCCTCTTTCATGCCTCAGGCTTTTGGGTATTCTCCAAATTCCTCTTCTTCTGCTGAGGTATCCTCCACGTCGGTCAACAAAATTCCCACTGGACATGGGGCCGCACTCTCCACTCCCAGTTTTAAGCCACCAAGCAATTCTATTGGGTTTGCCGGCTcgcaggtcagcagtcctgccctaCGCCCAGTCGAGCCCCCCACAAACCAGTCTTCCGAGATCTCTGAGACAAAGGCAGAGTCGGAGCCAACATCGCCCAGTCTGGAAATGAAGATACACAACTTTCTGAAGGGAAACCCAGgtttcagtggtttgaatctcaACATCCCAATTCTGAGCAGCTTGGGGTCCAGCGTGCCACCCGAAAGCCACTCTTCCTCGACCGATTTCAACCGCGGGGGGCCCACCAGCACTTCGATGGACAGCATAGACGGGACCCCGGTACGTGACGAACGGAGTGGAACGCCGACCCAAGATGAGATGATGGACAAGCCTTCCTCTAGCAACGTTGACACCATGTCACTGCTCTCCAAGATAATCAGCCCAGGCTCTTCGACTCCCAGCAGCACTAGATCGCCTCTTCAGAGCCGGGATGATGGCTATTCCCAAGAGCTCTCTAATTCGGTGTTCCGGTCTTTTGGTCTGAGCCGGGATTCCCCAGGATTGTACAAGCAGCCCtctgatggcattgaattgcCTTCTTCTTTAATGGATTCTCCTCAGGAGAAGTTCTACCCAGACACCTCCTTCCAAGAAGATGAAGATTACCGTGATTTTGACTACTCTGTCCCCCCACCATCTGGTCTGATGAACTTAGAGAAACCGCCACCCAAATCCATCCTGAAACCTAATAAGCTCTCTGACTCTTCAGAGTACCAACCAGTTATGTCGAGTTACAACCAGAGATCCTCTGGCTTTGGCCTGAAGTCCACTTTTCCCCAAACTATGAGATCTCTTCATGACCAAAGCGAAAGCTGTGACCTGTTGTCCCCTCCAGGAATGTACAGCGGCTACAGTTTGCAAGGGAATGACTCCGGGCCGGATACGTCACCCACACCAAGCAAGAACGATGTCTTTTTCCCACCGGATTCCAATCACAACAGCTTATCCAAATCCATGGCACTGTCAAACCTGTCCCAGAAGCAGTATCCGGATTCTCCTCATTTGGTCCCACACCGATCACTCTTCTCTCCCCAAAATGCCCTTGGAACGCCAGCCAGCCGACTCGCTGGGACCAACGCGGATAAGCTCCCTGCGGCTTCCATCTCGGCCACTTCGACCATTGAGTTCAAGAACATGCTTAAAAATGCCTCCCGCAAGCCCTCCGATGAGAACAAGCAATTTGGCCCAAACAGTTCCAAAGGAAGTTCCAGCGATGTTGCCGGTGTCGGCCCGGCAGGGATTTCTGCAGGAGGAGACCAGCAGAAGCAGCAAGAGGAGCATTACCGGATCGAGACCCGGGTGTCCTCGTCCTGCTTAGACTTACCAGATAGCACCGAGGAGAAGGGAGCTCCCATAGAGACGCTGGGTTACCACAACGCCTCCAACCGGG